The following are encoded in a window of Streptomyces sp. SAT1 genomic DNA:
- a CDS encoding tyrosinase family protein translates to MAYTRKNITRLTASEKRRFVNALLEVKRRGQYDDFVRTHIAYFTADGENGLRPAHMAPSFLPWHRKFLLELEGALRRVDSSVTVPYWDWTRERTRTSAPWTADLMGGDGRASDRRVTTGPFAYAHGSWTLKVGVTDGEFLTRDLGRSRDPIQLPDKNELEWALKDGTYDVAPWDSTVTRGFRNKLEGWGTGRGSVSWRNHNRVHRWVGGAMLGAASVNDPVFWLHHAFLDLQWTRWQSRHRGARYLPASPPGPGDAQRGRIVARREKMPPWDVTPDSLEDVSRIYRYA, encoded by the coding sequence GTCAAACGGCGGGGCCAGTACGACGACTTCGTGCGCACGCACATCGCGTACTTCACCGCCGACGGCGAGAACGGGCTGCGCCCGGCCCACATGGCACCGTCCTTCCTGCCCTGGCACCGCAAGTTCCTGCTGGAGCTGGAGGGGGCGCTGCGCCGGGTGGACTCCTCGGTGACCGTGCCCTACTGGGACTGGACGCGGGAGCGCACCCGCACCTCGGCGCCCTGGACCGCGGACCTCATGGGCGGCGACGGCCGGGCCTCCGACCGCCGGGTGACCACCGGCCCGTTCGCGTACGCGCACGGCTCCTGGACCCTCAAGGTGGGGGTGACCGACGGGGAGTTCCTCACCCGTGACCTGGGCCGCTCCCGCGATCCGATCCAGCTCCCGGACAAGAACGAGCTGGAGTGGGCGCTGAAGGACGGCACCTACGACGTGGCGCCCTGGGACTCCACGGTCACCCGGGGCTTCCGCAACAAGCTGGAGGGGTGGGGCACCGGCCGGGGCAGCGTTTCCTGGCGCAACCACAACCGCGTGCACCGCTGGGTGGGCGGTGCGATGCTGGGCGCCGCCTCCGTCAACGACCCGGTCTTCTGGCTCCACCACGCCTTCCTCGACCTGCAGTGGACGCGCTGGCAGAGCCGTCACCGGGGCGCCCGCTACCTGCCCGCCTCGCCGCCCGGACCGGGTGACGCGCAGCGCGGCCGGATCGTCGCCCGGCGCGAGAAGATGCCGCCCTGGGACGTCACCCCGGACTCGCTGGAGGACGTGAGCCGGATCTACCGGTACGCCTGA
- a CDS encoding chaplin yields the protein MSRIAKAAAVALGTGAVVISGAGLAMADAGAEGAAVGSPGVVSGNTIQVPVSIPVNLCGNTIDVIGVLNPAFGNTCANIGHLAQGDGSGAYGG from the coding sequence ATGTCTCGCATCGCGAAGGCGGCTGCCGTCGCTCTCGGCACGGGTGCCGTGGTGATCAGCGGAGCCGGTCTCGCCATGGCGGACGCCGGTGCCGAGGGGGCGGCTGTCGGCTCGCCCGGCGTCGTGTCCGGCAACACGATCCAGGTCCCGGTCAGCATCCCGGTGAACCTGTGCGGGAACACCATCGACGTCATCGGCGTCCTCAACCCCGCCTTCGGCAACACCTGCGCCAACATCGGGCACCTCGCCCAGGGTGACGGCTCGGGCGCCTACGGCGGCTGA